Proteins encoded in a region of the Anoxybacillus amylolyticus genome:
- a CDS encoding S1 domain-containing RNA-binding protein, with product MSIEVGSKLQGKVTGITKFGAFVELPEGVTGLVHISEVADNYVKDINDHLKIGDVVEVRVINVEKDGKIGLSIKKAKESQPSQRPRTKTNDRVAKESFEQKISRFLKESEDRLASLKRHTESKRGGRGARRG from the coding sequence ATGTCGATTGAAGTAGGCAGCAAGTTACAAGGCAAAGTAACAGGCATTACAAAATTCGGAGCATTTGTGGAGCTGCCAGAAGGCGTAACGGGGTTAGTGCATATTAGTGAAGTAGCCGATAATTATGTGAAAGACATTAACGACCATTTGAAAATCGGCGATGTCGTCGAGGTGCGCGTAATCAATGTAGAGAAAGACGGAAAAATCGGGTTATCGATTAAAAAAGCAAAAGAGTCTCAGCCTTCACAGCGTCCGCGTACAAAAACAAATGATCGGGTTGCAAAGGAAAGTTTTGAACAAAAAATTAGCCGCTTTTTAAAAGAAAGTGAAGACCGATTGGCGTCATTGAAGCGTCATACGGAATCGAAGCGGGGAGGTCGTGGCGCGCGACGCGGATAA
- the spoIIE gene encoding stage II sporulation protein E: MQRIERRVGTQISEVPLNETPAVFSRWTRHLKVRLGHLFIQKGFILLIIGFLLGRALILAKLIPFALPFFVSVYTLRREKAGLAFIALVAGALTISFESSFFVFVAMFSFLLLHQVGRKFWGDLLKIAPFVVFCLSFSTKLAVVYLWNGPPTTYESVMALIEAGLSFVLTLIFLQSIPLLAAQKYKHTLRAEEIVSLVILLASMLTGTIGWEVSQLSLEHILSRYLVLLFAFVAGTTIGSTVGVVTGLILSLANIDNLYQMSLLAFAGLLGGLLKEGKKIGASLGLLVATLLIGLYGSGKTEALPTIVESCLASILFLLTPRTWTETVAKYIPGTIEYANEQQQYMRKIRDVTAQRVSQFSLVFQALANSFSTERFLGEEQEEREIDYFLGDVTEKTCQTCFKKEQCWAQQFDKTYEYMKQMMLEADAGTLLQNHSLLREWNRYCAKGKKVIATMEKEVANYQANKKLRRQIRESRKLVAEQLLGVSQVMEDFAQEIQREQENHYLQEEQIFHALQEFGIEIGHVDIYSLEKGNVDIEMSIPYCEGRGECEKLIAPMLSDILDETIVVKREECSAYPNGYCRVAFGSTKAFVVETGVAFAAKGGGFVSGDSYSLIELGTGKYAIAISDGMGNGERAYYESNETLKLLQKILQTGIDETIAIKSINSILSLRTTDEVFSTLDLAMIDLQNGSTKFLKIGSSPSFIKRGNHVIKVESSNLPIGIIKEAEFEIVNEQLKSGDLLIMMSDGIFEGPLVENHEAWMKRKIKELKTTDPQAVADVIMEEVIRASSGRIEDDMTIVVAKIKHNTPKWATIPAYMYTKKAQ, encoded by the coding sequence ATGCAAAGAATAGAAAGACGTGTGGGAACTCAAATTTCAGAAGTGCCGTTAAATGAAACGCCGGCTGTTTTTTCGCGTTGGACAAGGCATTTGAAAGTGAGGCTAGGACATCTGTTTATCCAGAAAGGGTTTATTTTGTTAATCATCGGATTTTTGCTTGGACGAGCTCTTATTTTAGCGAAACTAATTCCGTTTGCACTTCCGTTTTTTGTATCGGTCTATACGTTGCGTCGAGAGAAAGCTGGGCTGGCGTTTATTGCGTTAGTTGCTGGGGCATTAACGATATCGTTTGAATCATCGTTTTTTGTGTTTGTAGCGATGTTTAGCTTTCTATTATTACATCAAGTCGGAAGAAAATTTTGGGGCGATCTGTTAAAAATAGCACCTTTTGTTGTATTTTGTCTATCGTTTTCTACAAAATTAGCGGTTGTTTATTTATGGAACGGTCCGCCAACGACGTATGAGAGTGTCATGGCACTCATTGAGGCAGGGCTTAGTTTTGTTCTTACCCTTATTTTTCTGCAAAGCATCCCTCTATTAGCTGCACAAAAATATAAGCACACATTGCGAGCAGAAGAAATTGTTTCACTCGTTATTTTGCTCGCTTCGATGTTAACGGGAACGATTGGGTGGGAAGTATCTCAACTGTCGCTCGAACATATATTATCGCGCTACCTTGTCCTTCTCTTTGCATTTGTCGCTGGAACAACTATTGGCTCGACGGTAGGAGTAGTCACAGGGCTTATTTTGAGTTTAGCTAACATCGATAATTTGTATCAAATGAGCTTACTAGCGTTCGCAGGGCTTTTAGGTGGTCTGTTAAAAGAAGGAAAGAAAATCGGTGCGTCGCTCGGACTGTTAGTAGCCACCTTGCTGATTGGTTTGTACGGAAGCGGAAAGACAGAAGCACTTCCAACAATTGTCGAATCTTGCTTGGCATCTATCTTGTTTCTCCTTACGCCACGGACATGGACGGAAACGGTAGCGAAATATATCCCAGGAACAATAGAATATGCGAACGAACAACAACAATACATGCGGAAAATTCGCGATGTGACGGCGCAACGTGTTTCCCAGTTTTCCCTCGTTTTCCAAGCGCTTGCGAACAGTTTTTCAACCGAGCGCTTTTTAGGGGAGGAACAGGAGGAAAGGGAGATTGACTACTTTCTTGGCGATGTGACGGAAAAAACGTGCCAAACGTGTTTTAAAAAAGAACAATGTTGGGCGCAGCAGTTTGATAAAACATATGAGTATATGAAGCAAATGATGTTAGAAGCGGATGCAGGGACGTTACTACAAAACCATTCCTTATTGCGCGAATGGAATCGGTATTGCGCAAAAGGAAAAAAAGTAATCGCCACGATGGAAAAAGAGGTGGCCAATTATCAAGCAAATAAAAAGTTGCGTCGGCAAATTCGTGAGAGTCGGAAGTTAGTCGCTGAACAACTACTTGGCGTTTCACAGGTGATGGAGGATTTCGCGCAAGAAATTCAACGTGAACAAGAAAATCATTATTTGCAAGAAGAGCAAATTTTCCATGCATTGCAAGAGTTTGGGATTGAGATTGGTCACGTCGATATTTACAGTTTGGAAAAAGGGAACGTTGATATTGAAATGAGCATTCCGTATTGCGAAGGACGAGGAGAATGTGAAAAGCTTATAGCCCCGATGCTTTCTGATATTTTGGACGAAACGATTGTCGTCAAACGGGAAGAATGCTCTGCTTATCCAAACGGGTATTGCCGTGTTGCATTTGGTTCAACGAAAGCGTTTGTCGTGGAAACAGGAGTTGCTTTTGCTGCGAAAGGGGGAGGATTTGTATCGGGTGATAGCTATTCGCTCATTGAGCTTGGCACAGGAAAATACGCCATTGCCATCAGTGATGGGATGGGAAATGGGGAAAGGGCGTATTACGAAAGCAATGAAACGTTAAAGTTGTTGCAAAAAATTTTACAAACCGGCATTGATGAAACAATCGCGATTAAGTCTATTAACTCGATTCTTTCGTTGCGTACGACAGACGAAGTATTTTCTACCCTAGATTTGGCAATGATTGATTTGCAAAATGGGTCGACGAAATTTTTAAAAATCGGTTCAAGCCCTAGCTTTATTAAGCGAGGAAATCATGTCATAAAAGTGGAGTCAAGCAACTTGCCGATTGGCATTATTAAAGAAGCTGAATTTGAAATAGTCAATGAACAACTAAAGTCTGGCGATTTGTTGATTATGATGAGCGATGGGATTTTTGAAGGGCCGTTAGTGGAAAATCATGAAGCATGGATGAAACGGAAAATAAAAGAACTAAAAACGACTGATCCGCAAGCAGTAGCCGATGTTATTATGGAGGAGGTAATTCGTGCGAGTTCTGGAAGAATCGAAGACGACATGACGATTGTCGTCGCAAAAATTAAACATAATACGCCAAAGTGGGCAACCATTCCAGCGTATATGTATACGAAAAAGGCGCAATAA
- a CDS encoding type III pantothenate kinase: MIFVLDVGNTNTVLGVYDGDELKHHWRIETSRGKTEDEYGMVIKALLNHVGLHFSDIDGIIISSVVPPIMFALERMCLKYFHTKPLIVGPGIKTGLNIKYDNPKEVGADRIVNAVAGIHLYGSPLIIVDFGTATTYCYINEHKQYMGGAIAPGITISTEALYSRAAKLPRIEIARPDDIIGKNTVSAMQAGIVYGYVGQVEGIVSRMKEKSPVPPKVVATGGLAPLIAHESSVIDIVDPFLTLKGLHFLYMKNVDKK; the protein is encoded by the coding sequence ATGATTTTTGTACTAGACGTCGGCAATACGAATACGGTATTAGGTGTGTATGACGGGGATGAACTAAAACATCATTGGCGCATTGAAACAAGCCGGGGGAAAACAGAAGATGAGTATGGTATGGTGATTAAAGCACTGCTGAATCACGTCGGTCTTCATTTTTCGGATATTGACGGCATTATTATTTCTTCGGTCGTTCCACCGATTATGTTCGCTTTAGAACGGATGTGTCTAAAGTATTTCCACACTAAGCCGTTAATTGTCGGCCCAGGGATTAAAACAGGGTTAAACATTAAATACGACAATCCGAAAGAAGTCGGGGCGGACCGTATTGTCAACGCTGTTGCGGGTATTCATCTATACGGGAGTCCGTTAATTATTGTCGATTTTGGTACTGCTACGACGTATTGTTATATTAACGAACATAAACAATACATGGGGGGAGCTATTGCACCTGGGATTACGATTTCGACGGAAGCACTTTATTCGCGTGCCGCGAAATTGCCACGTATTGAAATTGCCCGCCCAGACGATATCATCGGAAAAAATACAGTCAGTGCGATGCAAGCTGGCATCGTATACGGATATGTCGGACAAGTGGAAGGGATTGTATCGCGGATGAAAGAAAAAAGTCCTGTTCCGCCGAAAGTCGTTGCCACAGGGGGATTGGCTCCTCTAATCGCTCACGAGTCGAGCGTCATCGATATTGTTGATCCATTTTTAACGTTGAAAGGCTTGCATTTTTTGTACATGAAAAACGTAGACAAAAAATAG
- the tilS gene encoding tRNA lysidine(34) synthetase TilS, with protein sequence MRSTVCSFIKKHQLLIPNTTVVVGVSGGPDSLALLHFFYTIQKEWNLTLIAAHVDHMFRGRQSEEEMHFVKHFCDQLGIICEAKQIDVPAFQRQTKMGAQEAARECRYRFFQEVMEKHAASFLTLAHHGDDQIETILMRIVRGSSKKGYAGIPYKRPFHRGYIIRPFLCVSRAEIEMYCQKHCLQPRYDASNEKDNYTRNRFRHIVLPFLKKENPRVHERFQHYSEMVLEDEAFLEELTYEAMNNVMETTPREVRLHIRPFQAMPKPLQRRGIQLILNYLYDGIPSSLSFIHISSTLALLTNNHPSGRLDFPDGLKIIRAYDVCYFTFQEKKADDYVLDVSVPATIYLPNGHVIVSEFREHYPEEAKRADVFVVSLETITFPLRVRTRRTGDRMTVKGMDGTKKLKEIFIEHKIPLHDRNMWPVVEDGQGRILWLPKLKKSAFEATDITKTCYLVLHYKEQ encoded by the coding sequence ATGCGCTCAACCGTTTGCTCGTTTATCAAAAAACATCAGCTATTGATACCGAATACAACTGTTGTTGTCGGTGTTTCTGGTGGTCCAGATTCCCTTGCGTTACTTCATTTTTTTTATACCATTCAAAAAGAATGGAACCTTACTCTTATTGCTGCCCATGTCGACCATATGTTTCGCGGTCGACAATCGGAAGAAGAGATGCATTTTGTGAAACATTTTTGCGACCAACTCGGTATTATATGTGAGGCAAAACAAATCGACGTCCCTGCTTTTCAACGTCAGACGAAAATGGGGGCGCAAGAAGCGGCACGCGAATGCCGCTACCGCTTCTTTCAAGAAGTAATGGAAAAGCACGCTGCTTCCTTTTTGACGTTAGCACATCACGGCGATGACCAGATCGAAACGATTTTAATGCGGATTGTCCGAGGCAGTAGCAAAAAAGGCTATGCAGGTATTCCGTATAAGCGCCCGTTTCACCGAGGATATATCATTCGCCCGTTTTTGTGCGTTAGCCGTGCAGAAATTGAAATGTATTGCCAAAAGCATTGCCTTCAACCACGCTATGATGCCAGCAATGAAAAAGACAATTACACGCGGAATCGGTTTCGTCATATCGTGCTTCCTTTTCTAAAAAAAGAAAACCCGCGTGTCCATGAACGTTTCCAGCATTATAGTGAAATGGTGCTAGAAGACGAAGCGTTTTTAGAGGAATTAACGTATGAAGCGATGAATAACGTAATGGAAACAACGCCTAGAGAAGTTAGGTTGCATATTCGTCCATTTCAAGCAATGCCAAAGCCTTTACAAAGAAGAGGGATTCAACTAATATTGAACTATCTCTATGACGGCATTCCTTCTTCTTTGTCCTTCATACATATAAGTAGCACCTTAGCTTTGTTGACGAATAATCATCCTTCTGGTCGGTTAGATTTTCCAGATGGCTTAAAAATCATTCGCGCGTACGATGTTTGTTATTTTACATTTCAGGAAAAAAAAGCTGATGATTATGTATTGGATGTATCCGTTCCAGCAACGATTTATTTGCCTAATGGACATGTAATTGTAAGTGAGTTTCGGGAACACTATCCGGAGGAGGCAAAAAGGGCTGATGTTTTCGTCGTTTCTCTAGAAACGATTACTTTCCCGTTGCGTGTGCGAACGAGACGTACTGGGGACCGAATGACCGTGAAAGGGATGGACGGGACGAAGAAGCTGAAGGAAATTTTTATCGAACATAAAATCCCGTTACATGATCGAAACATGTGGCCGGTGGTGGAAGATGGGCAAGGGAGGATTTTATGGCTACCAAAGCTAAAAAAATCTGCTTTTGAAGCAACAGATATTACAAAAACCTGCTATCTTGTATTACACTATAAAGAGCAATGA
- a CDS encoding vWA domain-containing protein — protein sequence MMRILQVRREWKVRKGTIRQILLITDGCSNHGEDPIAMAALAKEQGITVNVIGVLDQDVMDENGLREVEGIAMAGGGISQVVYAKQLSQTVQMVTRKAMTQTLQGVVNRELKQILGSNISMEDLPPEKRGEVMEIVDELGETVELEVLILIDTSGSMKTKLPTVKEALFDLSLSLNARMGDNLFSVFVFPGKQEDVEKILDWTPKLETLSSVFPKLTSGGLTPTGPALRQAVSHFRKKRSLRSLIGRDESYFEESSM from the coding sequence ATGATGAGAATACTACAAGTGAGGAGGGAATGGAAGGTGCGGAAAGGAACGATACGGCAAATTTTATTAATTACGGACGGTTGTTCTAACCACGGAGAAGACCCAATCGCTATGGCAGCGCTCGCAAAAGAACAAGGAATTACAGTGAACGTGATTGGGGTACTTGACCAAGACGTGATGGACGAAAATGGACTTCGAGAAGTCGAAGGAATTGCGATGGCTGGTGGGGGCATAAGCCAGGTAGTGTATGCAAAACAGTTATCGCAAACGGTGCAAATGGTGACACGCAAAGCGATGACACAGACGTTACAAGGGGTGGTTAATCGGGAGTTAAAGCAAATTTTAGGATCAAATATTTCAATGGAAGATTTACCGCCAGAAAAGCGCGGCGAAGTGATGGAAATTGTCGATGAGCTCGGTGAAACGGTGGAGTTGGAAGTTTTAATATTAATAGATACGAGCGGAAGCATGAAAACAAAGTTGCCGACGGTAAAAGAAGCGCTGTTTGATTTATCGCTTAGCTTAAATGCTCGCATGGGCGACAATCTCTTCTCCGTATTTGTATTTCCGGGGAAACAAGAAGACGTGGAAAAAATATTAGATTGGACACCGAAGCTTGAGACGCTTTCGTCGGTGTTTCCTAAACTAACATCTGGTGGGCTTACGCCAACGGGGCCGGCTCTGCGCCAGGCGGTCAGCCATTTTCGGAAAAAACGTTCGTTAAGGAGCTTGATTGGGCGTGATGAATCCTATTTTGAAGAATCGTCTATGTAA
- the hpt gene encoding hypoxanthine phosphoribosyltransferase produces MGMNQDIEKILVTQEQIQEKVKELGKALTEEYEGRFPLAVGVLKGAMPFMADLLKHVDTYLEMDFMDVSSYGNATVSSGEVKILKDLNTSVEGRDILIIEDIIDSGLTLSYLVDLFRYRKAKTIKIVTLLDKPSGRKATIEADYVGFIVPDEFVVGYGLDYCEKYRNLPYIGVLKPEVYSK; encoded by the coding sequence ATGGGGATGAATCAAGATATTGAAAAAATTTTAGTCACACAAGAGCAAATTCAAGAAAAAGTGAAAGAACTGGGCAAAGCGTTGACAGAAGAGTATGAAGGGCGTTTTCCGTTGGCTGTCGGGGTGTTAAAAGGGGCAATGCCGTTTATGGCGGACTTATTAAAACATGTAGATACATATTTAGAAATGGATTTTATGGATGTATCAAGCTATGGAAACGCAACTGTTTCATCAGGAGAAGTCAAAATTTTAAAAGACTTAAATACCTCTGTCGAAGGACGTGACATTTTAATTATTGAAGATATTATCGATAGCGGGCTAACGTTAAGTTATTTAGTCGATTTGTTCCGGTATCGAAAAGCAAAAACGATTAAAATTGTCACGCTGTTAGATAAACCGTCTGGCCGTAAAGCAACTATTGAAGCGGATTACGTCGGATTTATCGTTCCGGATGAGTTCGTTGTAGGATATGGACTAGATTATTGCGAAAAATACCGAAATCTTCCTTACATCGGTGTGTTAAAGCCAGAAGTATACAGCAAATAA
- the hslO gene encoding Hsp33 family molecular chaperone HslO: protein MSDYLVKALAYDGQVRAYAVRTTETVREAQRRHQTWPTASAALGRAMTAGVMMGAMLKGDSKLTIKIEGGGPIGAILVDSNANGEVRGYVTNPHVHFELNQHGKLDVARAVGTSGMLTVVKDLGLRDFFTGQVPLVSGELGEDFTYYFASSEQVPSSVGVGVLVNPDHTILAAGGFILQLMPDVKNATIDEIEQRLKTIPPVSKMVERGLTPEEILEELLGKGNVKVLETVPVAFVCRCSRERIVDALISLGPKEIQDIIDEEGYAEASCHFCNETYYFTREELEKLKQMAELPAE from the coding sequence ATGTCAGACTACTTAGTAAAGGCATTAGCATATGACGGCCAAGTAAGAGCGTATGCGGTGCGAACGACTGAAACCGTTCGTGAGGCACAGCGTCGCCATCAAACGTGGCCAACCGCTTCTGCAGCGCTTGGGCGCGCGATGACAGCAGGTGTCATGATGGGAGCAATGTTAAAAGGCGACAGCAAACTAACGATTAAAATTGAAGGTGGCGGTCCCATCGGTGCTATTCTCGTGGATAGCAACGCCAATGGGGAAGTAAGGGGATATGTAACGAATCCCCATGTTCACTTCGAATTAAACCAACATGGTAAACTAGACGTTGCTCGAGCGGTCGGGACAAGTGGCATGTTAACGGTTGTAAAAGATTTAGGCTTGCGCGATTTTTTCACCGGGCAAGTTCCTCTCGTTTCGGGTGAGCTTGGGGAGGATTTTACGTATTATTTCGCGTCCTCTGAACAAGTCCCTTCTTCTGTCGGGGTAGGAGTGTTAGTGAATCCCGATCACACGATTCTGGCTGCTGGTGGATTCATCCTTCAGTTAATGCCTGATGTCAAAAATGCAACGATTGACGAAATAGAACAGCGGCTAAAAACGATTCCACCGGTGTCTAAAATGGTGGAAAGAGGACTAACGCCGGAAGAAATTTTAGAAGAGTTGCTTGGAAAAGGGAATGTCAAAGTGCTCGAAACAGTCCCTGTCGCTTTTGTATGCCGTTGCTCGCGAGAGCGGATTGTTGATGCGCTTATCAGTTTAGGACCGAAAGAAATTCAAGATATTATCGATGAAGAAGGATATGCGGAAGCATCGTGCCATTTTTGTAATGAAACATATTACTTTACACGAGAAGAATTGGAAAAACTAAAACAAATGGCAGAATTGCCAGCAGAATAA
- a CDS encoding serine/threonine protein kinase, protein MNPILKNRLCKLPASTVIVGKWHKQAYKIVKPLGNGANGAVYLAESKKGLVAIKVSDNSTTITSEVNVLKRFSKVQGAALGPSLLDMDDWYDQKINRTIPFYVMEYIKGEDFFSFIRKRGKEWLVILVLQLLSALEQLHEEGWVFGDLKPENVLVAGNPPTIRLLDVGGTTLQGRAVKEFTEFYDRGYWGLGSRKADPAYDLFAVAMMMIHACYPTKFERKENGRKQLFTMIQADATLRKYQHVLMKAIDGMYVRAMDMKRELVAAIHHDVPMTGAKQSPSRKQHRRKKRSGIMETAFIVVTLLCMYALYLYGQIL, encoded by the coding sequence ATGAATCCTATTTTGAAGAATCGTCTATGTAAACTACCGGCTAGTACAGTGATCGTTGGAAAATGGCACAAGCAGGCGTATAAAATCGTCAAACCGCTCGGCAACGGAGCAAATGGAGCTGTTTATTTAGCAGAAAGTAAGAAAGGACTTGTCGCGATAAAGGTAAGCGACAACAGCACAACGATTACGTCTGAAGTAAATGTATTAAAACGATTTTCCAAGGTCCAAGGAGCCGCCCTTGGACCTTCTTTGTTAGATATGGATGACTGGTACGACCAAAAGATAAACCGAACGATTCCATTTTATGTGATGGAGTATATAAAGGGGGAAGATTTTTTTTCTTTTATTCGAAAACGCGGGAAAGAATGGCTCGTTATTTTAGTGCTTCAACTATTATCTGCGTTGGAGCAGCTTCATGAGGAAGGATGGGTATTTGGAGATTTAAAGCCAGAAAATGTTTTAGTGGCGGGCAATCCACCAACTATCCGATTGCTTGATGTTGGAGGCACAACGCTGCAAGGACGAGCTGTCAAAGAATTTACTGAATTTTATGATCGAGGTTATTGGGGACTAGGCTCGCGCAAAGCAGACCCTGCTTACGATTTGTTTGCCGTGGCAATGATGATGATTCATGCTTGTTATCCGACTAAATTCGAACGAAAAGAAAATGGCCGAAAGCAGCTATTTACGATGATTCAAGCGGATGCTACGTTACGAAAATATCAGCACGTATTGATGAAGGCTATTGACGGAATGTATGTTCGAGCGATGGACATGAAGCGAGAACTGGTAGCTGCCATTCACCACGATGTGCCGATGACGGGTGCGAAACAATCACCATCGCGAAAACAGCATCGTAGGAAAAAAAGAAGCGGCATTATGGAAACAGCCTTTATTGTTGTGACACTATTATGTATGTACGCCTTGTATTTATATGGACAAATTCTTTAA
- a CDS encoding FtsB family cell division protein produces the protein MSALQQKKVTKLPSSYMSAHEQQEKKTAKRKRVAIIRFTFFGVLLSTLAALFLYVIHSQSVNMEAKVREQKRLEQRLESLEKKQKRLEQEIKKLHDDEYIAELARKKYYLSKEGEIIFAVPGK, from the coding sequence ATGAGTGCTTTACAGCAAAAGAAAGTAACGAAACTTCCGTCTTCGTACATGTCGGCGCATGAACAGCAAGAAAAGAAAACAGCGAAAAGAAAGCGTGTCGCCATTATTCGCTTCACGTTTTTTGGTGTGTTGCTAAGTACATTAGCGGCGCTCTTTTTATATGTGATCCACTCTCAGTCTGTTAACATGGAAGCGAAAGTGCGCGAGCAGAAGCGCCTTGAACAGCGGCTTGAATCGTTAGAAAAGAAACAAAAACGGCTTGAACAAGAAATTAAAAAGCTGCATGACGACGAATATATCGCTGAATTAGCACGAAAAAAATACTATTTGTCAAAAGAAGGCGAAATCATTTTTGCCGTACCTGGCAAATAA
- the ftsH gene encoding ATP-dependent zinc metalloprotease FtsH encodes MNRIFRNTIFYLLIFLVVIGVVSFFNGTNQRTEPMTYDAFITHLENGDVKSFSMKPERGVYEIRGQLKTYAEGQYFSTYVMNSDPILNRIDAAAKRTKVEVMPADETSGWVTFFTSIIPFVIIFILFFFLLNQAQGGGSRVMNFGKSRARLYSEDKKKVRFRDVAGADEEKQELVEIVEFLKDPRKFVELGARIPKGVLLVGPPGTGKTLLARAVAGEAGVPFFSISGSDFVEMFVGVGASRVRDLFETAKKNAPCIIFIDEIDAVGRQRGAGLGGGHDEREQTLNQLLVEMDGFSGNEGIIIIAATNRPDILDPALLRPGRFDRQITVDRPDVKGREAVLRVHARNKPLDESVDLKAIAMRTPGFSGADLENLLNEAALVAARQNKKKIDMSDIDEATDRVIAGPAKKSRVISEKERRIVAYHEAGHTVIGMVLADAEMVHKVTIVPRGQAGGYAVMLPKEDRYFMTKPELLDKIVGLLGGRVAEEIVFNEVSTGAHNDFQRATNIARRMVTEFGMSEKLGPLQFGQSHGQVFLGRDLHNEQNYSDQIAYEIDLEIQRIIKECYEKARKILTENRDKLELIAKTLLEVETLDAEQIKHLFEHGTLPDRNGKQEDVKVNIQSKKEE; translated from the coding sequence ATGAATCGGATCTTCCGTAATACGATTTTTTATTTACTGATTTTTCTCGTCGTCATAGGAGTTGTCAGTTTCTTTAATGGAACGAACCAACGGACGGAACCGATGACGTACGATGCTTTTATCACACATCTTGAAAACGGTGATGTAAAGTCGTTTTCGATGAAGCCGGAACGCGGCGTATATGAAATTCGCGGGCAGTTGAAAACATATGCCGAAGGACAATATTTTTCGACGTATGTCATGAACAGTGATCCGATTTTAAACCGGATTGATGCAGCCGCCAAACGGACAAAAGTGGAAGTAATGCCAGCAGATGAAACGAGTGGCTGGGTGACGTTTTTCACTTCCATTATCCCGTTTGTCATTATTTTCATTTTGTTCTTCTTCTTGCTAAACCAAGCGCAAGGCGGTGGTAGCCGGGTGATGAATTTCGGCAAAAGTCGTGCAAGGTTATATAGCGAGGATAAGAAAAAAGTTCGTTTCCGCGATGTCGCTGGAGCGGATGAAGAGAAACAAGAACTTGTGGAAATCGTTGAGTTTTTGAAAGACCCACGCAAATTTGTCGAACTTGGTGCACGCATTCCAAAAGGCGTTCTGCTCGTTGGACCTCCAGGAACAGGGAAAACATTATTAGCAAGGGCGGTCGCTGGAGAGGCGGGCGTACCGTTTTTCTCGATTAGCGGTTCGGACTTTGTGGAAATGTTTGTCGGGGTCGGGGCATCGCGTGTCCGGGACTTGTTCGAGACAGCGAAGAAAAATGCACCTTGTATCATTTTCATCGACGAAATTGACGCGGTCGGTCGTCAACGTGGCGCCGGACTTGGCGGCGGTCATGACGAGCGCGAGCAGACGCTCAACCAATTGCTTGTTGAGATGGATGGGTTTAGTGGCAATGAAGGGATCATTATTATCGCAGCAACAAACCGCCCAGACATTTTAGACCCAGCATTGTTGCGCCCAGGGCGCTTTGACCGGCAAATTACGGTCGATCGTCCAGACGTCAAAGGTCGCGAGGCGGTACTTCGCGTACATGCTCGCAACAAGCCGCTTGACGAGTCGGTTGACTTAAAAGCAATAGCTATGCGCACGCCAGGTTTCTCTGGTGCAGATTTAGAAAACTTATTGAACGAAGCAGCGCTCGTTGCTGCGCGGCAAAATAAAAAGAAAATTGATATGAGCGACATTGACGAGGCGACAGACCGCGTCATCGCTGGACCAGCGAAAAAGAGTCGCGTCATCTCCGAAAAAGAGCGCCGCATTGTCGCGTATCATGAGGCAGGTCATACCGTTATTGGCATGGTGTTAGCCGATGCGGAAATGGTGCATAAAGTAACTATCGTTCCACGCGGTCAAGCAGGTGGGTATGCGGTAATGTTGCCGAAAGAAGACCGCTATTTTATGACCAAACCGGAGTTGCTAGATAAAATCGTGGGCTTACTAGGTGGTCGTGTCGCTGAAGAAATTGTCTTCAACGAAGTCAGCACCGGGGCGCATAACGACTTTCAGCGCGCCACAAACATCGCTCGCCGGATGGTAACCGAGTTTGGAATGAGTGAAAAGTTAGGTCCATTACAATTCGGTCAGTCGCACGGACAAGTATTTTTAGGCCGCGACTTGCATAACGAACAAAACTACAGCGATCAAATCGCTTATGAAATTGATTTAGAAATTCAGCGCATTATTAAAGAGTGTTACGAAAAGGCACGGAAAATTTTAACGGAAAACCGTGATAAGCTAGAGCTAATTGCGAAAACATTGCTTGAAGTAGAAACGTTAGATGCAGAACAAATTAAGCATTTGTTTGAGCACGGAACATTGCCAGACCGAAACGGAAAACAAGAAGATGTAAAAGTAAATATCCAATCCAAGAAAGAAGAATGA